One window of the Janthinobacterium sp. PAMC25594 genome contains the following:
- a CDS encoding PAS domain S-box protein translates to MSEPFDDGCGPARLREQAEQLAALQRQSIAPPQSNEEVMRQLHELQVSQIELEMQSAALAELEQLKNEFESSRDRYAQLYEQAPVSYFSLAREGVITRVNVAACGLLQRDKNQLLGRRFEQFVAPQAQGSFRRFLDAVFASGARQVLEAQLFEGEAGGMGGMVRIEANFDAASATARMLVTDLGDEHARESALRRAFVILDSIREGVLVTDSGNRIISVNPAFTTITGYQAEEAIGRDPSFLGGGTHLPHFYEAMWRSLHQDGSWYGELVNRRKNGERFVESLSITPMRSPDGSISHFVGVFSDITERKLAEADLRELHRELDQRVIDRTAELLRANQHLQLEVQQRERAQEALRDAERFFHATIDSLTDRVLVLDQAGSLVHANQACLAFVGHTPRPLQYLEFCETDPRWQRSAGRELSAGIRAVIAGTADTFALEYEFTTRSGPRWSQARISRFLGEGPLRVVVAHTDITERKLMDGALRQSHAQLRQLALHLETAKEDERKRISRDIHDELGQNLLALRIDISMLSARTEGSHPRLHRRVGAVLSNVDTTIKSVRGIMNELRPMALDLGLQAAIEWQVGDFRKRSGVVCRLLIRDEALFAAIGSQVEIVLFRIVQEALSNVMRHAQASQVEIELSSDACAVYVVISDNGIGITPQQQRKKQCFGLIGIAERVTALGGHFEVGMPASGAGCRLSLQIPLPGAGRPAA, encoded by the coding sequence ATGAGCGAACCATTCGACGACGGGTGCGGGCCGGCCAGGTTGCGAGAGCAGGCCGAGCAATTGGCGGCGCTGCAGCGTCAGTCCATCGCGCCGCCGCAGTCGAATGAAGAGGTGATGCGCCAGCTGCATGAATTGCAGGTCAGCCAGATCGAGCTGGAAATGCAGAGTGCGGCCCTGGCCGAGCTGGAACAGCTGAAGAATGAGTTTGAAAGCAGCCGCGACCGTTATGCGCAGCTGTATGAACAGGCGCCCGTCAGCTATTTTTCGCTGGCGCGCGAGGGCGTCATCACGCGTGTCAATGTGGCGGCCTGCGGCTTGTTGCAGCGTGACAAGAACCAGCTGCTGGGGCGGCGCTTCGAGCAATTTGTCGCGCCGCAGGCGCAAGGCAGCTTCCGCCGCTTTCTCGATGCCGTCTTTGCCAGCGGCGCGCGCCAGGTGCTCGAGGCGCAACTGTTCGAAGGCGAAGCGGGCGGCATGGGCGGCATGGTGCGCATCGAGGCCAATTTCGACGCGGCCAGCGCCACGGCGCGCATGCTGGTGACGGACTTGGGCGACGAGCATGCGCGCGAATCGGCCTTGCGGCGCGCTTTCGTCATCCTCGACAGCATCCGCGAAGGCGTGCTGGTGACGGACAGCGGCAACCGCATCATTTCCGTCAATCCCGCCTTCACCACCATCACCGGCTACCAGGCGGAGGAAGCCATCGGGCGCGATCCGTCCTTCCTCGGCGGCGGCACGCATTTGCCGCATTTTTATGAAGCCATGTGGCGCAGCCTGCACCAGGATGGCAGCTGGTATGGCGAACTGGTGAACCGGCGCAAGAATGGCGAGCGCTTCGTCGAATCGCTGTCGATCACGCCCATGCGCAGCCCGGACGGCAGCATCAGCCACTTTGTCGGCGTGTTTTCCGATATCACGGAACGCAAGCTGGCCGAAGCGGACTTGCGCGAACTGCACCGCGAACTGGACCAGCGCGTCATCGACCGCACGGCCGAATTACTGCGCGCCAACCAGCATCTGCAGCTGGAAGTGCAGCAGCGCGAGCGGGCACAGGAAGCCTTGCGCGATGCCGAGCGCTTCTTTCACGCCACCATCGATTCGCTGACGGACCGGGTGCTGGTGCTGGACCAGGCGGGCAGCCTCGTGCATGCCAACCAGGCGTGCCTGGCCTTCGTCGGGCACACGCCACGGCCGCTGCAGTACCTGGAATTCTGCGAGACGGACCCGCGCTGGCAGCGCAGCGCCGGACGCGAGCTGTCCGCCGGCATCCGCGCCGTGATTGCCGGCACGGCCGACACGTTTGCGCTCGAGTATGAATTTACCACGCGCTCAGGCCCCCGCTGGTCGCAGGCCAGGATCAGCCGTTTCCTCGGTGAAGGGCCGCTGCGCGTGGTGGTGGCGCACACGGACATTACCGAGCGCAAGCTGATGGATGGCGCGTTGCGCCAGTCGCATGCGCAGTTGCGCCAGCTGGCGCTGCACCTGGAAACGGCCAAGGAAGACGAGCGCAAGCGCATTTCGCGCGATATCCACGATGAACTGGGGCAAAACCTGCTGGCGCTGCGCATCGATATTTCCATGCTCAGCGCGCGCACGGAAGGTTCCCATCCGCGCCTGCACCGGCGCGTTGGCGCCGTGCTCAGCAATGTCGACACCACTATCAAGAGCGTGCGCGGCATTATGAACGAGCTGCGCCCGATGGCGCTGGACCTGGGCTTGCAGGCCGCCATCGAATGGCAGGTGGGAGACTTCCGCAAGCGCAGCGGCGTCGTTTGCCGCCTGCTGATACGCGACGAGGCCCTGTTTGCCGCCATCGGCAGCCAGGTCGAGATCGTGCTGTTCCGCATCGTGCAGGAAGCGCTCAGCAACGTCATGCGCCATGCGCAGGCCAGCCAGGTCGAGATCGAGCTCAGTTCGGATGCCTGCGCCGTGTATGTGGTCATCAGCGACAACGGCATCGGCATCACGCCGCAGCAGCAGCGCAAGAAGCAGTGCTTTGGCCTGATCGGCATCGCCGAACGCGTGACGGCGCTGGGCGGCCACTTCGAGGTGGGCATGCCGGCCTCGGGCGCCGGTTGCCGTTTGTCCCTGCAGATTCCCTTGCCGGGAGCGGGGCGGCCGGCCGCCTGA
- a CDS encoding type VI secretion system Vgr family protein encodes MDDGELAADLARLFGAGWRTQDSRLLRMDFPREDGPPDTALLVNSLRAHEEMSRDFRFDVELLSDNLHVPLTAMMGRMVTISMVRDDGSLRHFNGYVGEFRLLRSDGGFAFYQMVLQPWLAFSRLRMDNVSFHERTVIDISETTFDHYLQRDWQNRLHEEKAILSCANQHNETDYNHLHRRWEDQGIHYWYEHRADGHTLCLGDNTWLSDSIDPGDGDASEADEMVFRSDTGSLEHDGIRDWQPIRKIASGSLTLASFNYKHPYASRASGYALHQQGDVFAHELYQNTGYGYAGMGDGEALAQRRLEARNCQAQYFEAGGNHRGAQAGRSFTLGGHFSGKQAIPARGEAARPDIGSREYLILSVDHIASNNYQAGTGAKSQYENRFSCIRKSIRWYPGRQFNSMPCALPGVQTAIVTGPAGETIHTDALGRVKVQFHWDRLGKFDAGSSPWIRVMTPWAGQAFGQIALPRIGQEVLIQFLDGNIDRPVIVGAVYNGNHAPPWNLPGQRVLGGWRSAELMPGGGYGVRGNQLVLDDTHQRIQTQLKSDHQHSQLSLGCISRIEDASGRKDARGEGWELASDAWGVARAGRGMLLTTEARPGAASHIKSMDETLRRLAEAAERHKALAALAQHYGAQESAAQQGAAADVLNAQHAAIKGGAGSGENAFPELSKPHLVLASPAGIETTTAQSTHIASAEHTALTTGRDLSLAAGGGLFASIGAALRLFVHKAGMKLIAAAGPVQIAAQTDAVDIVANKVLELISQADWVNIRGRKGVRLHGADCMLEISDKVQFFTASPTLFHGNLETLAPKNRPQPELEPPIAPVAGQLQHTIQAHADGGQYANVPYTLYNGEAEVEQGLTDEFGRILIAHQDGTPRYRVVLGNGEEFSLQASARFDPNAAPDGEHKLSNRGLRAFDDTADGRGVQ; translated from the coding sequence ATGGATGATGGCGAGCTGGCAGCCGATCTGGCGCGTCTTTTCGGAGCGGGCTGGCGAACCCAGGACAGCCGTTTGCTGCGCATGGATTTTCCGCGCGAGGACGGTCCGCCCGATACCGCGCTGCTGGTCAACAGCTTGCGGGCACACGAGGAAATGTCACGCGACTTCCGCTTCGACGTCGAACTGCTGTCCGACAATCTCCACGTTCCCCTGACAGCGATGATGGGACGCATGGTCACGATTTCGATGGTGCGCGATGACGGCAGCTTGCGCCATTTTAATGGTTATGTCGGCGAATTTCGCCTGTTGCGCAGCGATGGCGGTTTCGCGTTCTACCAGATGGTGCTGCAACCCTGGCTGGCGTTTTCCAGGCTGCGCATGGACAACGTCTCGTTCCACGAACGCACGGTCATCGACATCAGCGAAACGACCTTCGATCATTATTTGCAGCGCGACTGGCAAAACCGGCTGCATGAGGAAAAAGCGATATTAAGCTGCGCCAACCAGCATAATGAAACTGATTACAACCATCTGCACCGGCGCTGGGAAGACCAGGGTATCCATTACTGGTATGAACATCGCGCCGATGGCCATACGCTCTGTTTGGGCGACAATACCTGGCTGAGCGACAGCATCGATCCAGGCGATGGCGATGCCAGCGAAGCCGACGAGATGGTGTTTCGCAGCGACACGGGCTCGCTGGAGCACGACGGCATACGCGATTGGCAGCCAATACGGAAGATCGCGTCAGGCTCGCTCACGCTGGCCAGCTTCAACTACAAGCATCCGTATGCCAGCCGCGCCAGCGGCTATGCGCTGCACCAGCAGGGCGACGTGTTTGCCCATGAACTGTATCAAAACACCGGCTATGGCTATGCCGGCATGGGCGACGGCGAAGCGCTGGCGCAACGCCGCCTGGAGGCGCGGAACTGCCAGGCGCAATACTTCGAAGCTGGCGGCAATCACCGCGGCGCCCAGGCCGGGCGCAGTTTCACGCTGGGCGGACACTTCAGCGGCAAGCAAGCCATACCGGCCAGAGGTGAGGCGGCGCGCCCGGACATCGGCTCGCGCGAATACCTGATCCTGTCGGTCGATCATATCGCCAGCAATAATTACCAGGCAGGCACGGGCGCGAAGTCGCAGTATGAAAACCGTTTTAGCTGCATCCGCAAGAGCATCCGCTGGTATCCGGGGCGGCAGTTCAACAGCATGCCTTGTGCCTTGCCCGGCGTGCAGACGGCGATCGTCACCGGGCCGGCAGGCGAAACCATCCATACCGACGCACTGGGCCGGGTGAAGGTGCAATTCCACTGGGACCGGCTGGGCAAGTTCGACGCGGGCAGTTCGCCATGGATCCGGGTCATGACGCCATGGGCGGGCCAGGCCTTCGGCCAGATCGCGTTGCCGCGCATCGGCCAGGAAGTGCTGATCCAGTTTCTCGACGGCAATATCGACCGTCCCGTCATCGTCGGCGCGGTGTACAACGGCAACCATGCGCCGCCGTGGAATTTGCCGGGGCAACGCGTACTGGGCGGCTGGCGCAGCGCCGAGCTGATGCCTGGCGGCGGCTACGGCGTGCGCGGCAACCAGTTGGTGCTCGACGATACGCACCAGCGCATCCAGACGCAACTGAAAAGCGATCATCAGCACAGCCAATTGTCGCTCGGCTGCATCAGCCGCATCGAAGACGCCAGCGGGCGCAAGGATGCGCGTGGCGAGGGCTGGGAACTGGCGTCAGACGCCTGGGGCGTGGCGCGCGCCGGCCGCGGCATGTTGCTGACCACCGAGGCGCGCCCTGGTGCCGCCTCGCATATCAAGAGCATGGATGAAACCTTGCGCCGGTTGGCCGAGGCTGCTGAGCGGCACAAGGCGCTTGCCGCCCTGGCGCAGCATTACGGTGCGCAAGAAAGCGCCGCTCAGCAGGGTGCCGCCGCCGATGTGCTCAATGCCCAGCATGCCGCGATCAAGGGCGGTGCCGGCAGTGGCGAAAACGCATTTCCCGAACTATCGAAGCCGCATCTGGTGCTGGCCAGTCCGGCCGGTATCGAAACGACGACCGCGCAATCGACTCATATCGCCAGCGCCGAGCACACTGCGCTGACGACCGGGCGCGACCTGTCGCTGGCGGCCGGCGGCGGCCTGTTCGCCAGCATCGGCGCGGCGCTGCGCCTGTTCGTCCACAAGGCTGGCATGAAACTGATCGCCGCAGCTGGCCCGGTGCAGATCGCGGCGCAAACCGATGCGGTCGATATCGTCGCCAACAAGGTGCTGGAATTGATCAGCCAGGCCGACTGGGTGAATATTCGCGGCCGCAAAGGCGTGCGCCTGCATGGCGCCGATTGCATGCTTGAAATTAGCGACAAGGTCCAGTTTTTTACCGCGTCGCCGACGCTGTTCCATGGAAACCTGGAAACGCTGGCGCCGAAGAACCGGCCGCAACCAGAGCTGGAACCGCCCATCGCGCCGGTAGCGGGGCAATTGCAGCATACGATACAGGCCCATGCGGATGGCGGCCAGTACGCCAATGTGCCTTACACGCTGTACAACGGGGAGGCCGAAGTCGAGCAAGGCCTGACCGACGAATTCGGCCGCATCCTGATCGCGCACCAGGACGGCACGCCGCGCTACCGTGTCGTCCTTGGCAATGGCGAAGAGTTTTCATTGCAGGCGAGCGCACGCTTCGACCCGAACGCGGCGCCGGACGGCGAACATAAGCTGTCGAACCGCGGTTTGCGCGCGTTTGACGACACCGCCGATGGCCGCGGGGTTCAATGA
- a CDS encoding S46 family peptidase — protein sequence MFKTIVLPVALLGAFAGAHADEGQWQPHQLPQLKAELKRVGIEIPAEKLADLSKHPMSAIVSLGGCSAAFVSDAGLVVTNHHCAYGAVQRNSTPEHNYITNGFLAKTRAAELPGGPNSLVYVTDKVENVSERVLKGLTADMSGRARHEAVEKRVKDLIAECETDKMYRCSVPAFHRGLEYYRIRQMMIRDVRLVYAPSDKIGNFGGDIDNYEWPRHTGDYSFLRAYVGKDGRPADPSPDNVPYKSKDFLVVSAEGLKAGDGILLAGYPGRTSRYKLPAEIRFARDTAFPLKVSELQADLAVMADATQGDAASAVRYASVVKSINNVLKKTQGLLDGFARKDIAAIKDVQDAEFRAWYAKQPNVSATLLAELDAAIASDMALSEEEFAWTVATNSDLLKSARTVYRLSLERQKADAERESGFQQRDLAFIKARLARLEQSYVNKVDQARFEAGLKRYAQLAAKSHPQGLDALLPAPAAVAALYQQTQLADTAKRLAWLEKDQAAVARSDDAFMQLAVKLQPVEAALEERRKEIDGNLERVIPQYMQAVIAWKKTQGKPVYPDANSTLRVTYGTVSPYSPRDGITKGPFTTVEGIVEKVTGKAPFEAPQALLDAVKEKRYGQFRDPVLGTVPVNFLTSADTTGGNSGSAVMNKRGELIGLNFDSTYESITKDWYFDTAITRAIHLDIRYMLWVMQEVDHADNLLKEMTIKYPKAAKK from the coding sequence TTGTTCAAGACAATCGTTTTACCAGTCGCCTTGTTGGGGGCGTTCGCCGGCGCACACGCCGACGAAGGGCAGTGGCAACCACACCAGCTGCCACAGCTGAAAGCCGAACTGAAACGGGTCGGCATCGAAATTCCTGCGGAAAAACTGGCCGACCTGAGCAAGCACCCGATGAGCGCCATCGTCTCGCTGGGCGGCTGCTCGGCCGCTTTCGTCTCCGACGCGGGCCTGGTGGTGACGAACCACCATTGCGCGTATGGCGCCGTGCAGCGCAATTCCACGCCGGAACACAATTACATCACCAACGGCTTTCTGGCCAAGACGCGCGCCGCAGAGCTTCCGGGCGGTCCGAACAGCCTCGTGTATGTGACCGACAAGGTGGAGAACGTCAGCGAGCGCGTACTGAAAGGCTTGACGGCCGACATGAGCGGCCGCGCGCGCCACGAAGCGGTGGAAAAGCGCGTCAAGGACTTGATCGCCGAATGCGAAACGGACAAGATGTACCGCTGCTCCGTGCCCGCCTTCCACCGCGGCCTCGAGTACTACCGCATCCGCCAGATGATGATACGCGACGTGCGCCTGGTGTACGCGCCATCGGACAAGATCGGCAACTTCGGCGGCGACATCGACAACTACGAATGGCCGCGCCACACGGGCGATTATTCGTTCCTGCGCGCCTACGTGGGCAAGGACGGCCGTCCGGCCGACCCGTCGCCCGACAACGTGCCGTATAAATCGAAGGACTTCCTGGTGGTCTCGGCCGAAGGCTTGAAAGCCGGCGACGGCATCTTGCTGGCGGGCTACCCCGGCCGCACCAGCCGCTACAAGCTGCCGGCGGAAATCCGCTTCGCGCGCGATACGGCCTTCCCCCTGAAAGTGTCCGAACTGCAAGCCGACCTGGCCGTGATGGCCGATGCGACGCAGGGCGACGCGGCCTCCGCGGTGCGCTATGCGAGCGTGGTGAAAAGCATCAACAACGTGCTGAAGAAAACCCAGGGCTTGCTCGACGGTTTCGCGCGCAAGGACATTGCCGCCATCAAGGACGTGCAGGATGCCGAATTCCGCGCCTGGTACGCCAAGCAGCCGAATGTGTCGGCTACCCTGCTGGCCGAACTGGACGCGGCGATCGCCAGCGACATGGCCCTCAGCGAAGAAGAGTTCGCCTGGACGGTCGCCACCAACAGCGATCTGCTGAAAAGCGCGCGCACCGTCTACCGTTTGTCGCTGGAGCGCCAGAAAGCGGACGCCGAGCGCGAATCGGGCTTCCAGCAGCGCGACCTGGCCTTCATCAAGGCCCGTCTGGCCCGCCTGGAACAGTCGTATGTCAACAAGGTCGACCAGGCGCGGTTTGAAGCGGGTCTGAAGCGTTACGCGCAACTGGCGGCGAAGAGCCATCCGCAAGGCCTGGACGCGCTGCTGCCGGCGCCAGCGGCCGTGGCGGCCCTGTACCAGCAGACGCAACTGGCTGACACGGCCAAGCGCCTGGCCTGGCTGGAAAAGGACCAGGCTGCCGTGGCCCGGTCCGACGACGCCTTCATGCAGCTGGCCGTCAAGTTGCAGCCGGTGGAAGCGGCGCTGGAAGAGCGCCGCAAGGAAATCGACGGCAACCTGGAACGCGTGATTCCGCAATACATGCAAGCCGTGATCGCCTGGAAGAAAACACAAGGCAAGCCGGTGTATCCTGACGCCAACTCGACCCTGCGCGTCACGTATGGCACGGTCTCGCCATACTCGCCGCGCGATGGCATCACCAAGGGACCGTTCACGACCGTGGAAGGCATCGTCGAGAAAGTCACGGGCAAGGCCCCGTTCGAAGCGCCGCAAGCGCTGCTCGACGCCGTCAAGGAAAAACGCTACGGCCAGTTCCGCGATCCGGTGCTGGGCACGGTACCCGTCAACTTTTTGACCAGCGCGGACACCACGGGCGGCAATTCCGGCTCGGCCGTGATGAACAAGCGCGGCGAGCTGATCGGCCTGAACTTCGATTCCACGTATGAATCGATCACCAAGGACTGGTACTTCGACACGGCCATCACGCGCGCCATCCACCTCGACATCCGCTACATGCTGTGGGTGATGCAGGAAGTGGACCATGCGGATAACTTGCTCAAGGAAATGACGATCAAGTATCCGAAAGCTGCCAAGAAGTAA
- a CDS encoding phosphatidylserine/phosphatidylglycerophosphate/cardiolipin synthase family protein: protein MPESSGRIETTHIDEVGRTATSSLQWLLENRNLKGKASHPITHNNKLTLFICGQEGFADIAAEIARAKDSIDLCCWGFDPGMELVRGNSATWPRGDTFGDLLIDATTRRHVRVRLLIWHDRIGSPMVHNMPGHSHGTSPWKTGGQRFENISAKGSLAMLQDAVARKEMFSGGYRGDRVPPEDIPMLAREEYCYSWYAAAFHGLLGRLTIHLRHGNSHAIGKSIATETSQPHGLTMGEIEKPGMSYLGTHHQKTILIDFSHEKGSKAVGYVMGLNSVTDYWDTTAHLLDDTRREQGGANERRECLQGMAADGGFSTLKPYQDYACRIDGGKALIALYNNFVKAWDRAIDDRTHQAAGECVSWYSSCKNPPAQLLREAGPDDSTVQIVLTQPEEQDKTIKETYFRAVTQASLAAGYLYVENQYFQYEEWARHLLAERKKVVAAWKAGSLKAGKTMRDMPVMHVFIVIPVPERAQMVPRTHDTLAALGQHAGMTGQNTMIDDYNKRPKTRRVRAGFGISTEAEVKLPDVVQHSNGINKPGVMTLESEFGLKVSVAMLNVSAFDNDRWRYREIYIHSKLMLVDDVFMTLGSANLNQRSMAVDSEINIATIDRRVAHDLRKRVWRMHSGGLVDGGEGTKAEIVDAFEKWGNLMKANRTKKLAKQGGAKLKKMIGFLLPLEDSRSSTIRLG from the coding sequence ATGCCGGAATCGAGCGGCCGCATCGAAACCACCCATATCGACGAAGTCGGACGCACTGCGACCAGTTCGCTCCAGTGGCTGCTGGAAAACCGCAACCTGAAGGGCAAGGCCAGCCACCCGATCACGCACAACAACAAGCTGACGCTGTTCATTTGCGGACAGGAGGGGTTCGCCGACATCGCCGCCGAGATCGCCAGGGCTAAAGATTCCATCGACCTGTGCTGCTGGGGCTTCGACCCGGGCATGGAACTGGTGCGCGGCAACAGCGCCACCTGGCCGCGTGGCGACACGTTTGGCGACTTGCTGATCGACGCCACCACGAGGCGTCACGTCAGGGTGCGCCTGCTGATCTGGCATGACCGGATCGGTTCGCCGATGGTGCACAATATGCCGGGCCATTCGCACGGCACCTCGCCGTGGAAAACCGGTGGACAGCGCTTTGAGAACATCAGCGCAAAAGGCAGCCTGGCGATGTTGCAGGATGCGGTCGCCAGGAAAGAGATGTTCAGCGGCGGTTACAGGGGTGATAGGGTACCGCCCGAGGATATCCCTATGCTGGCGCGTGAAGAATATTGCTACAGCTGGTATGCGGCCGCGTTCCATGGCTTGTTGGGGCGCCTGACGATTCACCTGCGGCACGGCAACAGCCATGCGATAGGCAAGAGTATCGCGACCGAAACCAGCCAGCCGCACGGCTTGACGATGGGGGAAATTGAAAAGCCTGGCATGAGCTACTTGGGCACGCATCACCAGAAGACGATCCTGATCGATTTCTCCCACGAAAAGGGATCCAAGGCCGTCGGCTATGTAATGGGCCTGAACTCGGTGACCGATTATTGGGACACGACCGCCCATCTGCTCGACGACACGCGCCGCGAACAGGGCGGTGCCAACGAGCGGCGCGAGTGTTTGCAGGGAATGGCCGCGGACGGCGGGTTCTCCACGCTGAAACCGTACCAGGATTATGCCTGCCGCATCGACGGCGGCAAGGCATTGATCGCGCTGTACAACAATTTCGTGAAGGCATGGGACCGCGCGATCGACGACCGCACGCATCAGGCCGCCGGGGAATGCGTGAGTTGGTATTCGTCATGTAAAAACCCGCCGGCCCAGCTGTTGCGCGAGGCCGGGCCGGACGACTCCACCGTGCAGATCGTCCTGACCCAGCCCGAGGAACAAGACAAGACGATCAAGGAAACCTATTTTCGCGCGGTGACCCAGGCCAGCCTGGCGGCCGGCTACCTGTATGTGGAAAACCAGTATTTCCAGTATGAAGAATGGGCCCGGCACTTGCTGGCCGAGCGCAAGAAGGTGGTCGCCGCCTGGAAGGCCGGAAGCCTGAAAGCGGGCAAGACCATGCGTGATATGCCGGTCATGCACGTGTTCATCGTCATCCCCGTGCCGGAACGCGCGCAGATGGTGCCGCGCACCCACGATACGCTGGCGGCACTGGGGCAGCACGCTGGCATGACGGGCCAAAACACCATGATCGACGACTACAACAAGCGACCGAAAACCCGGCGTGTCAGGGCAGGATTCGGCATTTCCACCGAGGCGGAAGTCAAGTTGCCCGACGTGGTGCAGCATTCCAATGGCATCAACAAACCCGGCGTGATGACGCTCGAGAGCGAATTCGGGCTGAAGGTATCGGTGGCCATGCTCAATGTCAGCGCGTTTGACAACGACCGATGGCGCTACCGCGAAATCTACATCCATTCCAAATTGATGCTGGTCGACGACGTGTTCATGACCTTGGGCAGCGCCAACCTGAACCAGCGCAGCATGGCCGTCGACAGCGAAATCAATATCGCCACCATCGACCGCCGCGTGGCCCACGATTTGCGCAAGCGGGTGTGGCGCATGCATAGCGGGGGACTGGTCGATGGCGGGGAGGGGACGAAGGCGGAGATTGTGGATGCTTTTGAAAAGTGGGGAAACTTAATGAAGGCCAATCGGACGAAAAAGCTGGCAAAACAAGGAGGAGCAAAATTAAAGAAAATGATTGGTTTTTTGTTGCCATTAGAAGATAGCCGAAGTTCTACCATACGTCTGGGGTGA
- a CDS encoding tetratricopeptide repeat protein has product MKKYQNIFIRLPCSVLVVFLCIPLFACKMPNDKEEVLPRNQSLPLFNPHVPDFICEIESNKVPPIDAQAEDWFLEARAMEDPEIAVEDRDYKKIVDLTRQAAERLHWKAMLNLASLYVEGRDPLHGEEDAVQLVEKAMRLGIPAAYDRMGTYYANGTGVNGDSTRAYAFWQKAAVMGNPQAMAFLGEKLRAGTDGAIPGYWANIPVAIKMMACALSQGYGPAAFNLHYLYAIPRAANGDEIGDRTPTTKQRALNVLHEGVKFGCAECASALAIEFGSPFDLADMLAPYVDKARGERYAVLNRELGFNPNARFPNLDKVLPLPPADLPPWNGDRDTLLHAAKGVRPPPAIPQPSAASLLQKPYFLAAHYALRPTGLHSDAPTAPFSAYWQPAGGQGLTEPARLLRKGEEFRHFSVLDAAGKTRYGPVTWEQCLTIRHNHGAVEPRAVHGLLHEVARPEPWLSCACGQACPVSGVWQPWVAADHPLQAIVNQYWRQAWLTQGAPFPRPRRDWLLDLPDDEVTWHLMDASLPDLG; this is encoded by the coding sequence ATGAAAAAGTATCAAAATATATTCATTCGCCTGCCATGTTCCGTATTGGTGGTTTTCTTGTGTATCCCTTTATTCGCCTGCAAAATGCCAAACGACAAAGAAGAAGTCTTGCCACGCAACCAAAGCCTGCCCCTCTTCAATCCACATGTCCCTGATTTTATTTGTGAAATCGAATCGAACAAGGTGCCGCCCATCGATGCGCAAGCGGAAGACTGGTTTCTCGAAGCGCGCGCCATGGAAGATCCCGAAATTGCCGTGGAAGACCGCGATTACAAAAAAATCGTCGATCTGACGCGTCAAGCGGCAGAGAGGCTGCACTGGAAGGCGATGCTCAATCTGGCCAGCCTGTATGTGGAAGGACGCGATCCCTTGCATGGTGAGGAAGACGCGGTGCAACTGGTGGAAAAGGCGATGCGGCTGGGCATACCGGCAGCTTATGACCGGATGGGGACGTATTACGCGAATGGCACGGGTGTCAACGGCGACAGCACTCGCGCCTATGCTTTCTGGCAAAAGGCTGCCGTCATGGGGAATCCTCAGGCGATGGCATTTTTAGGAGAGAAATTAAGAGCGGGAACAGACGGTGCTATCCCTGGATATTGGGCCAATATTCCTGTAGCGATAAAAATGATGGCATGTGCGCTTTCTCAGGGATACGGGCCTGCTGCGTTTAACTTGCACTATTTGTATGCAATACCAAGAGCTGCGAATGGTGATGAGATTGGCGATCGAACTCCCACAACCAAACAGCGTGCTCTAAATGTATTGCATGAGGGAGTCAAGTTTGGCTGCGCAGAATGTGCGAGCGCATTGGCAATTGAATTTGGTTCTCCTTTTGATCTTGCTGATATGCTGGCGCCATATGTGGATAAAGCTCGCGGCGAACGTTATGCGGTACTTAATCGTGAACTGGGATTCAATCCCAATGCGCGCTTTCCTAATCTGGACAAGGTCTTGCCGCTACCGCCCGCCGATCTGCCGCCTTGGAATGGCGACAGGGATACCTTGCTGCATGCCGCCAAGGGTGTGCGCCCGCCGCCAGCCATCCCGCAGCCAAGCGCCGCCTCGCTGTTACAAAAACCGTATTTCCTGGCCGCCCACTATGCGCTGCGTCCCACGGGCTTGCACAGCGACGCGCCGACTGCGCCGTTTTCCGCATACTGGCAACCGGCCGGTGGGCAGGGCTTGACGGAACCGGCCCGGCTGCTGCGCAAAGGCGAAGAGTTCCGCCATTTCAGCGTGCTCGATGCCGCTGGCAAGACCCGTTATGGCCCGGTGACATGGGAGCAGTGCCTGACGATACGGCACAACCATGGCGCCGTGGAACCGCGCGCGGTGCACGGCTTGCTGCACGAGGTGGCGCGGCCCGAGCCATGGTTGAGCTGTGCTTGCGGGCAAGCCTGTCCGGTCAGCGGCGTCTGGCAGCCGTGGGTAGCGGCCGACCATCCGCTGCAGGCCATCGTCAACCAGTACTGGCGCCAGGCGTGGCTTACCCAGGGCGCGCCGTTCCCGCGACCGCGCCGCGACTGGCTGCTCGATTTGCCTGACGACGAGGTGACGTGGCATTTGATGGATGCGTCCCTGCCTGATCTTGGATAA